The sequence below is a genomic window from Mugil cephalus isolate CIBA_MC_2020 chromosome 14, CIBA_Mcephalus_1.1, whole genome shotgun sequence.
TCAGATTCAagattcatgtttatttattgtcaccTCCTCGttataagaaagaaaaacatgcatggTTTTAATACTCGTTAAATACTCTTAGTTCTAGTCCCTCTATGCAACACATATGCCGACAACTCACAGACAATAAATACTACAACTTTATCTACTActacagtataaataaaaatacacaacactCATCATCcgacagaaaaatgaaatgaaagatgtATAGAAAAGTctgtctctgaacctcctcagttaacctcacCTTTTTCTTTACTGATCGTTTAGAAAATTgcaaagatggagaagctgcaggaaatattaaagcagaaacaatgGAAAAGTTTAAATCACTTCCTTCTATTAATCCCACATGAGGAAACTCTTTGACCCAAAAGTGGCTCTCTAACCGCTACTATATCAGCCAGTACTTCATGAACTCTCGCCTTCTTTGTATCGTGGtcatttctccttctctctaCTCGTCCAACCTCAGGCAGATTAGTTCCGACACATGATCTTATACAAGTGGAACCTGTGCCTGTGCAGTAAATGCACACTATTAATGATCTAACCTCTAATTACATAATGAATGAACATCGTTAATGAGATACACAGATGTAAGAACTTATTAACAGctgaaaagcatttttttgtgaAGTCAAGCGTGAAAAAAGTTAAAGATAAACTATTACAACTAACAGCACTTTAGCACAACTGCTGCCACTGCTATTTTCTACTTATTCACTTCttaatttattctgatttattctAACTTTGAGATATTTTAATCTagttgtcttgtttgtttttgttgatgtttagaGAGTGAACTAAATGAGAGGTGAAGTTAAATGCAGCAATCAcataattgttttaatttttctttctcctaaAATCTAAACGTGAACGTCGTCTCGCGTCCAGTTCCTCCTCAGTGCTGCTCGGCTCGGCTCAACCTCGCCGTCCTGATGTTCTTCGGCTTCTCCGTCGTCTACGGCCTCCGCGTCAACCTCAGCGTCGCCATGGTCGCCATGGTGAACAACACCGACCCCAAACCGTGGGAGAACCACTCCGTCGTACCGGCGGCGTGTCCGCGTTCGTCGGGGGCGGAAAACACCAGCGACACCTTCCAGCAGCCTGATGGGGTGACGCTTTTTACCttaaaatattcatgtatttatttatttatttgatttggatTCATATCGTATGCATTCGTCCCTGTAACAGTATACTCGTCTCTTCCCTGGTCTCCAGGTCCCTCAGTACCCCTGGGACTCGGAGACCCAGGGCTGGCTGCTGGGAGCCTTCTTCTTCGGCTACCTGTGCACTCAGATCCCGGGGGGCTACCTGTCCGGACACTACGGGGGGAAGCTCTTCCTGGGTTTGGGGGTGCTGGGCACGGCGGCCCTCACCGTCCTCACCCCTCTGGCTGCAAGGATGGGGTCGTACTGGCTGTTCGCTCTGCGGGCATTGGAGGGCTTCGGAGAGGTAGGAGGAAGCTTCTCATTTGtttgctggtaaaaaaaaaaaaaaacacatttttctttgagtttttgTTAATTTCAAATCACAAAATGCAGCTTCCCCGTATCCTCACCGGAAAACGTGACTAGCTTCGCTGCGTTGGCTCCTTGTTTTTGAAGCCCTTCCCTGCAAGATCACTgtgtacgtttacatgcatgtgaaaatcTAATTATTGTCTTAGTacgactttaaccggacaactcaagtgcatgtaaacacaagtTCTCCACATCCAATTAAGATGCCCATGTGTACgacttaatctgactttaactggacaacgtgtgTGCGCATACActgcacaaaaacatccaacaaagctgatcgcagaagaagaaggtaaacagagtcggtagaagaaccgtctgagggatagcgatatcttatctgcaccagaagtagcagcacacagattaaaaaagctgaactgttatccatctggttgttgttgaaatgtcgctctgctgcatgaacgattCTTGTTTAtgatatgacataataggtcaactgaAAGCTGTTGAatagacacatatcgccacctagtgtggaggaggaggacatgttcccgccTGGTTATTCGATTTCCTcggttgcatgtaaactggaacaaggacCAGATTCAgaaaagtcgaatttcgagcagagctccattaagctgtgcatgtaaacacactgagatcTTCTAATCAGCTGTTACTTGTAGCCCTTAAAACGAGGCTAAAAACCACAGGAGTCCACTGGAACAATCAGCCCTGGCACATCTGCTCCATGGGATCGACTGACTTTTTAAATTCTCCCTAAAGACACACCTCTTCTTCCTGGCTTTTAATCgaatttaagttttatttcattctattttattgcactgtgtttgtgtatttcagtgtatgttttatttattataattgcATCAttgtataaatacattttaccaTCCTGTACAGCACTTAAAAagtctataaataaagtttgagttgAGTATATTTGTATATCTCTGCAGGGAGTGACGTACCCGGCCATGATGGCGATGTGGGCTCGCTGGGCTCCTCCTCTGGAGCGCTCTCGTCTCATGACCCTGTCGGGATCGGGAGGAAACTTCGGGGCGTTTTTAGCTCTGCCGCTCACCGGCTACATCTGCCAGGCCCTGGGCTGGCCGGCTGTCTTCTACCTTTTCGGTGAGTGAGGTACATCACACTGATGAGGATCCTGACCTGTATAAATAAACTTGCCTTGTCTTGGGTAGAAGCTACTTAAAAAACGAGTGCCCTGTTTTATTACaccttttaattatttttttttttccagggggCGCCGGTTGCCTCTGGGCCGTGTTCTGGTTTAGTTTGGTGTCAGATGATCCTCGCACTCATCCTCGAATCAGCAAAGAGGAGAAAGACTACATCATAAACGCCATCGGCCCTCAGGTGCACATTAAAACGCTCTCACATGAGTCTTCAGCTTTACCCTTTCATCTACTGCCCCATATGttggagagtttgttttttctcttgcagTTTTAAAGTATTATTCCTCACTTCCCTTAtttgacttcctgtttccatttTCCCTCACAGCCTTCACTTTACTCTCATTTCCCCTCaggtttctgtttgttgtttctacGTCATGAAACCACAGTAGCATTaattttttgtgcttttattgtatatattgtgtgtagCTGCGatagtttctgtttttattgtgctcCGGAGCCAGAGAGCTGATAAACTGTATTTGTAaaacttcttcttgttctttgtttgttatttgttttcttcagggTACAGGTCACGGCTGGTCCGTGCCCGTGCTGTCCATGCTGCTGTCTGTGCCTCTGTGGGCCATCATCGTCACCCAGATGTGCGCCAACTGGTCGTACTACACCCTGCTCACCTCCCTGCCCTCCTACATGAACAACATCCTGCACTTTGACCTGCAGTCGGTGAGGTTTTCTCATCTGATCGTATTTAGCCCCCGTGGATGTTTTTCACCTTTTTATGaactgaatcagaatcagctttatttggccaagagtaaaaaataaaaaaaaatagaaaactgtgcaacataaatgattttatgtactttcagaataaaatatttataaaaaaaactctttgctGTCAGAtgaaaaaagatttttacaAACTTAtgtcagttaattaaaaataatattgttaaatatttaccctttatttatatttacccTGGTGCTTGTAGACtcatagttttatttatttaaatatatttatttcagtcaaaacattatataaatacacaaatacataagaaaaaaatacaaatatacaccGATCGAAAAGGTACACTCTGGAGCCTTAGCAACAATAATAAAGTTTCATCAACTACCTTTCATAAAAAATGAGTTAAATGAAGACCAGCTAAGGGCAGTGAATGTGTCTTATCTTTATTATCTATAATCACTTATCCTCTAGAGCAGGGAAGTATATATTCGACTCCACCGGACGATCCAAAACTACATAGAAGCTGCCATTTCtccaaataaaataactgctattcctgATTTGTCCACTGGGCGTCGCACTTTTACAGTGTAATAAAGAGGAATAGATTCAAAATGAAAGACTCTTTGCTGTGATCGTGGCCAAATGTGCATCTAATAAATACTGAGTTAAAGGAGGGAAGAATATTTATGGTGTCACCTGTTTCacattatacatattttaattagCTGATATTATATAGTAGCATCCAGTTTGTTCCTCTgacacacattttattgttggaaaaaaaaagtattttttaattgcTGACTGACGCCTCTTTTTCTGTGAATCAGAACGGTTTCCTGTCCGCTCTGCCCTACCTCGGAGCCTGGTTGGTGTCGACGCTGTCGGGCGTCGTAGCGGACAAACTCATCGAGAAGAAAGTCCTCAGCGTCACGAATGTGCGAAAACTCTTCACGCTCATAGGTCAGGGAGCTTTTCTTCTTCCTAGGGATGTGATGACACATCGGTTTCTAACagaaaaattattatattattatttctcagacaaaaaaaatacatttctaatGTAGGATGTAActtatgcatatttaaaaaaaacatacatacaaattatattttctctttaacaaattaaatccctttttatttcttaacaacaaaaaataaatccagttttattttatgtttttcttttttcttgtggtttttgagagtgtttctttcatgcgtaactaagctactgtgaccaagtaattttccctcgtggatcattaaaatctgcCTAAGTCTGAGGCTTACGTGTGATCCTAGTTTgggatttacatgttttttgaaGGAAAATCAGCAGATCTGCTCTGAATACTTGACAGTGACACATGATGTAAACTCAAAACTACATTACAAACAGGACTTCgctattcatttttcatcccgACCTCTTCCTATAATATTTCATCTATTTGGCCCTTTACGCCACcgtatttaatttaaagtgataaagtgaatatttaatgtcagttacatataaatatatatatttagattcaTTTAACCCTTTATTAGACACTCATTGAACCCTAGAGTGTCATTCTAGGACATAAGAAGACTGTTTTAAACACTTAtattcatggagaaaatcaagattaatgaatttaccacatatggttccttgttcttaagtggtaaacaactataaacatgtattttagagcattagaacattAATTCTTactcagacacttgtcaacattatcacattagacaacatcaGGATACTTCTTCTTCGTTGTACCTAATAAATTAGctgtgctcagagttcatgtagaggtggaccttgtagaccatcAGagcctgattagacctgaggatgtttaaTCGAttttctctgattggctgaatgaaaaccagtttaaaaatgtgttgaagttaccaaatatggttccttggcCCCATAAAGGGTGAAACTGCGGCTTCACTGCTTTTGCATTTTGCTAAATGTCTTTAGAAACTTCTCTTAATATAAATTCTCATActctctgtgttgtttgttgatatttttttttgtaagaactttctgagagaaagacacaaagtcaa
It includes:
- the si:ch1073-513e17.1 gene encoding sialin, giving the protein MPLPNGYSINAASSDESEDAERLIETVSVPPQCCSARLNLAVLMFFGFSVVYGLRVNLSVAMVAMVNNTDPKPWENHSVVPAACPRSSGAENTSDTFQQPDGVPQYPWDSETQGWLLGAFFFGYLCTQIPGGYLSGHYGGKLFLGLGVLGTAALTVLTPLAARMGSYWLFALRALEGFGEGVTYPAMMAMWARWAPPLERSRLMTLSGSGGNFGAFLALPLTGYICQALGWPAVFYLFGGAGCLWAVFWFSLVSDDPRTHPRISKEEKDYIINAIGPQGTGHGWSVPVLSMLLSVPLWAIIVTQMCANWSYYTLLTSLPSYMNNILHFDLQSNGFLSALPYLGAWLVSTLSGVVADKLIEKKVLSVTNVRKLFTLIGQILPAVFLVLVSYSGCSHILTVTFLTLSTTIGGTSASGVFINQIDIAPRYAGFLLGITNTFGTIPGIVAPIATGYFTEDNTLAGWRKVFWVSAGIGVCGAIVFTIFGSGELQPWAVTEEERAETDKRRSGSISQ